Sequence from the Mobula hypostoma chromosome 11, sMobHyp1.1, whole genome shotgun sequence genome:
GTCATCTCGAGTTAAAATCCGATTCAGGGCTTTTGCAAAGAGGGGTACTACAGTTAATATATCGCATTCAAAACAATTAAATATCAACGACAGCAAAGATCTTTACTGGCTGTAAAACTTTGTGTAAGTGAGACACAAAATGGCGAATAAaaaaggggaagtgagagggCAAAATGGCCGTGAGCTGGGATTATGACACCGGAATTCTACGGAGCAGTGGAAAATTTACTTTTCATACACAGAAATAAAATCACCTCCGACAGTAAAAACCTCCGAAGACAAGCTCGTTGCAGTCGAATGACGAAGCATTAACTCTTCCGTGGAAACTGTGAGTGGCTCTTAAAAGAGCCGTTGTTTTCGTTTGTTTAGTCACTGGTTTATGGAGCTTCACTTGGAGCTGGTGTACTTGGTGACCGCCTTTGTCCCTTCCGACACGGCGTGCTTGGCCAGCTCCCCGGGCAGCAGCAGGCGCACGGCGGTCTGGATCTCCCGAGAGGTGATGGTCGACCGCTTGTTGTAATGGGCCAGACGGGAAGCCTCGCCCGCGATGCGCTCGAAAATATCGTTCACGAACGAGTTCATGATGGTCATGGCCTTGGAGGAGATGCCGGTGTCGGGGTGAACCTGCTTCATCACCTTGTAGACGTAGATGGAGTAGGTCTCCCTCCTCGACCTCCTGCGCTTCTTGGTGCCCTTGGCTTTGGACACGGCTTTCTTGGCGCCTTTCTTGGGAGCTTTGGGCTGATCAGGCATTTCTTCAGTCAGTAACCGACCCAGAAATAACCAAAAGCGATTGGACTTCCAATTAAATAAGCCGTGTGCCCCCGCCCTATGCAAAGGAGGAAT
This genomic interval carries:
- the LOC134353906 gene encoding histone H2B 7-like translates to MPDQPKAPKKGAKKAVSKAKGTKKRRRSRRETYSIYVYKVMKQVHPDTGISSKAMTIMNSFVNDIFERIAGEASRLAHYNKRSTITSREIQTAVRLLLPGELAKHAVSEGTKAVTKYTSSK